In Gemmatimonadota bacterium, the sequence GAGACCAGCTTGATCAGCGGGTAGGTGATGAAGCCCAGCGCGAGCCCGTTGGCAATCGAGAAGGTGAGCGGCATGGCGATCAGTGTCAGGAAGGCGGGCGCCGCCTCGGTCATGTCGGTCCAGGGCACTTCTTGCACGGCGCGCAGCATGAGCGCGCCCACCACGATCAGGGCGGGCGCCGTGGCCATGGGCGGAATCGCGCCGGCCAGAGGCGCGAGCACGGCGGAAAGCAGCAGCAGCAGCGCCACGACCACCGCCACCAGCCCGGTCCGCCCGCCCTGCGAGATGCCGGCCGCGCTCTCGATATACGTCGTGATGGTGGAGGTCCCCAGCAGCGAGCCGGCCACAGTGCCCACGCCATCGGCGAGCAGCGCGCGGTTCACGCGGGGCAGCCTCCCCTCCGGCGTCAGGTACCCGCCCTGCTGCGCCAGCCCCATGAACGTGCCCACACTGTCGAACAGGTCGACAAACAGGAACACAAAAACGATGTCCAGCAGTCCGAGCGCGAGTGCGGCGCGCACATCCAGCGCCAGGAAGGTGGCGCTGGCGTCCGGCAGCGAGACCACCCCGTGCGGCAAGGGCGCCAGCCGCAGCGCCATGGCCGCCGCGGCAACCAACAGGATCCCCCAGACGATGGCGGCCCGTTCCCCCCGCGCCAGCAGCCCGGCGGTCAACACCAGCCCGGCGAGGGAGAGCAGCGTGGCAGGCGCGGCGATCTGGCCGAGCGTGACGAAGGTGGCGGGACTGGCCGCGATCACGCCCGCGTTGCGCAGCCCGATGAAGGCAATGAACAGGCCGATCCCCGCGGCGGTCGCGGTCTTGAGCGAGCGCGGCACCGCGTCCACGACCAGGGCGCGCACGCGGCCCACGGTGAGCAGCACGAACAGCACACCGGAGAGGAAGACCGCGCCCAGCGCCGTCTGCCAGGGCACGCCCAACCCCTGCACCACGCTGTAGGCAAAATAGGCGTTCAGCCCCATCCCCGGCGCCAGCGCGAAGGGATAGTTGGCCACCACGCCCATGAGCAGCGTAGCCGCGGCGGACGCCACGCAGGTCGCGAACAGTGCGCCCTCGAAGGGCACGCCCGCATCACTCAATATGGAAGGATTGACAATGACGATGTAGGCGAGCGTCAGGTAGGTGGCGAACCCGGCCTGCACCTCCGCGCGCACGGTAGTGCCGTGCTCGCGCAGGCGGAAAAGCCGCTCCAGCACCGCGTTTCCCAGCCTCGAGCCGGAAGGCGCAAGGAGCCGGCCTTCAGCTCCGGCCCCCCTGCACCGGTGGGGCCGGCGTGGCCTCCGCTTCCGCTTCCACCTCCAGCTCCTCCGCCACGGGCAGCGTCGGATCACCCAGCCGATCCATTTCCGTGGTGGGCTCCGGCTTGATGATCAGCCCCGGCTGCTCGAGCGGCGCCTTGGTGTAGCCGCGCTTGTCGGCCGTCTCCGCATCGCCACACCCCGCCAGCACCACCCAGGCGGCAGCCAGCACCGCCGCAGCCATATTCCAGGACCGCTCCTGCCTCATCTGCCATCCCTCCCCCGTGCCAGGACCCGAGCCCCAAGCCCGAAGGGGGAATATGATGATCTGCCCCACCTTCTGGCGC encodes:
- a CDS encoding NCS2 family permease translates to MLERLFRLREHGTTVRAEVQAGFATYLTLAYIVIVNPSILSDAGVPFEGALFATCVASAAATLLMGVVANYPFALAPGMGLNAYFAYSVVQGLGVPWQTALGAVFLSGVLFVLLTVGRVRALVVDAVPRSLKTATAAGIGLFIAFIGLRNAGVIAASPATFVTLGQIAAPATLLSLAGLVLTAGLLARGERAAIVWGILLVAAAAMALRLAPLPHGVVSLPDASATFLALDVRAALALGLLDIVFVFLFVDLFDSVGTFMGLAQQGGYLTPEGRLPRVNRALLADGVGTVAGSLLGTSTITTYIESAAGISQGGRTGLVAVVVALLLLLSAVLAPLAGAIPPMATAPALIVVGALMLRAVQEVPWTDMTEAAPAFLTLIAMPLTFSIANGLALGFITYPLIKLVS